A window of Candidatus Alcyoniella australis genomic DNA:
CGCGACGTCGGCGGTCTCGCCCAGATTCTTGGCGGCGCTGAGCAACTCGAAGGTTATCTTTTTAGGCTCGCTGCCCTTGAGCTCCGCAATAACGAGTATCTTAGACATGGTGCTGCTCCTTTCCCGCCAGGGTTAGATAACCTTGGCTTCTTCGCGAAGCAGGCGAACCAATTCCTTGACGTTCTGCTCGCGATCGCCGGTGTTGATGACCTTGCCGGCCGCCCTCTCGTCGGGCAGCGACCAGCCGATGATCTCGGTCTTGGACACGGGCTCCACGCCCAGATCGGCGAAGTTCTTCACGTCGACCGGTTTGCGCTTGGCCTTCATGATACCCGGAAGGCTGGCATAACGCGGCTCGTTGAGTCCCTTGGTCGCGGCGACCAGAGCCGGCAGCGGGGCCTCGATCACCATCTTGGCGCCGCCCTCGATGTCGCGGTTGACGGTGACGGTGCCCTCGCCGACCTCGACCTTGCTCACCACGGTGACCTGCGGGATGCCTAAAAGCTCGCAGAGCATCGCCGGGACCGCTGACTGGTCATCGTCCATCGCCTGCTTGCCGCAGACGATCAGGCCGTACTCCACGCCGTCCAGACCCTTGGCCAAAGCCTGGGCCGTGGTCAGTGCGTCCATGCCGTCCAGCGAGTCGACCTTGACGTGGATCGCCTTGTCGGCTCCCATCGCCAAGCCGGTGCGGATCGCCTCGATGGCGCGGTCCGGACCCATGGAAAGGATAGTCACTTCGTCGGCCTTGCCGGCCTCCTTGATCTTCAGAGCCTCTTCGACCGCGTACTCATCATAGGGGTTCATCACCCACTTGATACCGTCAGTCTCGATACCCGATCCGTCGGCCTTGATCTTGATCTTGGTCTCGGTATCGGGCACCTGCTTGACAAGAACTACTATGTTCACAGGGCACCTCCTCGGATTGGTTTCTTGATGCCCGCCCTACCCTGGGTCATTCATGATAGGACGTGCGCCTTAAATCGTTTCCCCCCGCAGGCGGGGTCGGTCCGTTATCCGTATCAATTCCAGCGCCGCGTCAACCTGCGGCGACCGGTTGCCTGTCGACCAATATTCCCTTTACGAAGATCCGGTAGATCTGCTCCTCGGCGGTCTTGAGCGAGTACTTGCGCTTGGGCGTCAACACCCAGTAGAGCACCATCTCGTCCAACGCCCCGAACAACGCGCGCTTGAAAACCCCGGGCTTGACCTCGGCGTCGAATACGCCCTGATCTTTGCCCTCGCGCACGATGTAACTGACGATCTGCATGTAATCCGCGAACTTGCGCGGAACGTACTCCTTCATGAACTTGTGGCTCTGACGCAACTCGACGGTCAGCACCTCGGCCAACGCCTGGTTGGCCTCCATGGTCGTCAGGTGCAGGTGGATAAATGTCTTGAGCTTTTCCACCGGGTCGTGCACCTGCTCCAGACGGCTCTTGAACTGCGAAATCAGGGTTTCGAGGTTCTCCTCGAAGAGCTTGATCAGAATGTCGTCTTTATTCTTGAAGTACAGGTAGATCGTGCCGTCGGCCACTCCGGCCTCGTTGGCGATCTGGCTGATTTTACTCTTGTGAAAACCGTTCTTGGCAAATACTTTTATGGCGGCCTGTAGTATTTTTTCGTGCTTGTCGTCGATGTTCTTCAACGTCACCATTGTCTCGGCCGGCCTTAAGATTTTGAGCAAAACCTACTTCGAAACATTCATCAGCCCAATACTGCGAGATGGCCCCGTCGCGCAGCAACTCCGGCTGCACGGCTTGACTGTAATTCGGACTAATTAGCGGAACCGCTAAAATGAATGAATGTTCACTCAGTAGAGACTAACCAACAGATTCCCCCCTGTCAAGGGGATTATCTCAGCCGCGAAACTGAACCGAAAAAGGGCTGGCATTCAGACTTTTTCCGATTATACTGTGACAAACATCATCTATTATGAGTCCAACGGATTCCCCAAAGATGAACAACGAGCAGCAGATCAGCGAATTCGAGAGCAAAATGCGGGAACTGACCGTGCTCTACGAACATTATTTCAGCGGCCTGAACAAGCGCGAGCCGTTCAGCGAACGACAGCAGCTGCAGAAGCTGGTGCTCCATTTCTCGGGCAGGCGACCGAACAATACCCAACTGGCTTTCAGGCTCTCGGCGTTGCTCTCGCGCTACGAGGCGATCTCGCGCTTCTGGGACCGCACCATGCTCGAGATCGAGAAGGGAACCTACAAGCGCGACCGCTTCAAGGCCGACATACGCATCGGTCGACTGGACGACATCAAGCACGGCGGCCCGCGTAAGCCGTTGGGCTCCGAGGCGTTGGAGCGCGTACAGAGCACGGCGCACAGGTCCGAGCAGGCCGGCCAGGCCGAGCGCGAGGGGCGCGAGCTGCGCAAGCTCTACCGCGAGTTCGTCGAGGCCCGGCGCAGCACGCGCGAGCAAACCCAGATCGACTTCAAGAAATTCTCCAAAACCGTTCGCACGCAACGTAAGAACCTGCAGCAGCGCCTGGGCGGCGACGTGGGGTTCCGCGTGGTGGTCGAAGAGGGCAAGACCAAGCTCAAGGCGGCCAAGCGCAAGGGCTGAGGACCGCTTAGATGACAGCAGGCCGAGACTGGGATGATGACGACCGCCCGAGCTGGCGCGAGATCGACAAGGCGCGCGACCGCAGCGGCCACCGCGGTTCCGAACGATCGAGTTCCTCCCCTGATTCGCGCAGCACTCGCAGCCAATATATGAAAAAGCAGCTGCTCAAACAGGCCGAGAGCGCGTTCCAGGGCAAGCGCGGCAGCGCAGCGTACCGCAAGAGCGTAAACGCCCTGCGCGACGCCTTTGGCGACGAGGGCTTCGACAAGCTGGCGACCGATTTCGTGGCCGAGCACGGCCTGCCCGACGACGACTGGAGCACCCTGCTGTTGCTGCTGGACTGCTCGGACCCGACCCTGGCCGCGGACGCGCTCGAGGCGTTGCAAAAGCTGATCCAGGGTCGCTCCGCGGCCGAGCTTACGGCCCTGCGCTCCAAGCTGCGCATGCTCGCGCTTACAGCCCGCGACCGCAGGTTGCGCGGCCTGACGGCCCAGATCCTCGAACAACTCTAGCCCGTTTTATTCAGATTCAGTGGATTCGGCTTTGGTATCGGCTGCCGCCTGTTCGCAGAACCGATCGAAATCGAGCTGTTCGGCCTTGTCCTGGGCCAGGCTTTGCGCGGCGCACAGCGCCAGGTAAGTGCCCAACGCGGCGTCGGGCAACAGCAGCGGGTCGGCGGGCTTGCCGCCAAGATAGGCGATCCAGTCGTCGAA
This region includes:
- a CDS encoding electron transfer flavoprotein subunit beta/FixA family protein — its product is MNIVVLVKQVPDTETKIKIKADGSGIETDGIKWVMNPYDEYAVEEALKIKEAGKADEVTILSMGPDRAIEAIRTGLAMGADKAIHVKVDSLDGMDALTTAQALAKGLDGVEYGLIVCGKQAMDDDQSAVPAMLCELLGIPQVTVVSKVEVGEGTVTVNRDIEGGAKMVIEAPLPALVAATKGLNEPRYASLPGIMKAKRKPVDVKNFADLGVEPVSKTEIIGWSLPDERAAGKVINTGDREQNVKELVRLLREEAKVI
- a CDS encoding MXAN_5187 C-terminal domain-containing protein, whose product is MNNEQQISEFESKMRELTVLYEHYFSGLNKREPFSERQQLQKLVLHFSGRRPNNTQLAFRLSALLSRYEAISRFWDRTMLEIEKGTYKRDRFKADIRIGRLDDIKHGGPRKPLGSEALERVQSTAHRSEQAGQAEREGRELRKLYREFVEARRSTREQTQIDFKKFSKTVRTQRKNLQQRLGGDVGFRVVVEEGKTKLKAAKRKG
- a CDS encoding TetR/AcrR family transcriptional regulator, producing MTLKNIDDKHEKILQAAIKVFAKNGFHKSKISQIANEAGVADGTIYLYFKNKDDILIKLFEENLETLISQFKSRLEQVHDPVEKLKTFIHLHLTTMEANQALAEVLTVELRQSHKFMKEYVPRKFADYMQIVSYIVREGKDQGVFDAEVKPGVFKRALFGALDEMVLYWVLTPKRKYSLKTAEEQIYRIFVKGILVDRQPVAAG